A stretch of the Helicoverpa zea isolate HzStark_Cry1AcR chromosome 15, ilHelZeax1.1, whole genome shotgun sequence genome encodes the following:
- the LOC124636775 gene encoding uncharacterized protein LOC124636775 — MPSNKKLISKMRQIAQWILVVHVVEFIEAYCTPRDTARRSPQRSRRSREQRRSPEATRWRYESRRTNYDFDSCRRPYEYETEARDGRRYYGREFDGDSGRRAEFDAGSARRRADYESARRTDFDLSAPSVSRRSPESAPEGSVESPPEPAPSAPLRHERQSRHRSQPYYESESSSEDRSSSSEGEEDEFGEFDPFATAPSLHSPDSGRSDPRYANAPRRNPSPYYYGDLFKTPQQVPTPSAPTISTTSSSRGPRYRKSASLDAPHVAPRPNLPKRFSVAEDGFRELERSSSSSGESAWMPPRRRGRDAAGCACAAPEDVEEHRPSRSVFYVPAPLPRWPQEMTTRQIYETAFDCKIARSDDDLDDFDRVSNHPALLQAEDRKVISSASSAFEAVERSEPDYKGRRKVTMKTDSVRRSKIPTIRQKRENENNACALSEELEKVHIEEDGRTASTSQLPLRGYTPSPPSTAPLPTKFQQKDGSAMNSIKSAPNLPQSQPAHPRLKDLRLPVKSLRARDTPTSSDASMADVKGSVSTELDLGQRLRDSSRESRDGDDEGGQSKDGIFLEIKGRPTSDSDTPELNRYTGPKGVGPIMEFKGRPGVIRPRRKYSSTESMATSSSGGSMESLRSSNSEGDRSSSSSESRHSSSLSSHSSDSGNVPFTKSHHMQLSGFGHHPAKLHILSPISDKSSQEPASETSDNNKNNNSQKVSPEDCDTGNATLQTTVEIVAKPKRRALQNRNLLNLTFRHSTTGDSEIQGSDSGISIHSREGVDSRNAFINFKNSNTEEERKDEDVNLSDLPFDMPKLRRRRAEAEADLRSLPFDMPKLRRKLRGQSLQLNNDFGGAISNASSSQSVQDLNQGNKHKPNLKLNFDSGSGGSSSSKGLHLNLGPIAPPRDLVDASLPLDRQGWYHGTLSRVEAESLLRDADEGAFLVRNSESAKHDYSLSLKSTRGYMHMRICRSTDGYTLGGAATAFPTVPALMRHYVTAQRLPVRGAEHMALSTPLPAVLL, encoded by the exons ATGCCGTCGAATAAGAAGCTGATTTCAAAGATGCGCCAGATCGCACAGTGGATCTTAGTGGTGCATGTG GTTGAATTTATAGAAGCATACTGCACACCACGCGACACAGCCCGCCGTTCCCCACAACGCAGCCGGCGCTCCAGAGAACAGCGTCGCTCCCCCGAAGCCACCAGATGGCGCTACGAATCCCGCCGAACAAATTACGACTTTGACTCGTGTCGACGACCATACGAATACGAGACAGAGGCTCGAGACGGCCGGAGGTATTACGGGAGAGAATTCGACGGGGATTCTGGGAGACGTGCGGAATTTGACGCTGGGTCAGCAAGACGCCGTGCGGATTACGAGTCCGCCAGGCGGACCGACTTTGACTTGTCGGCTCCCAGTGTATCAAGGCGCAGTCCTGAAAGTGCCCCTGAGGGTTCAGTAGAATCCCCGCCAGAACCGGCACCTTCAGCTCCATTGAGACACGAAAGACAGAGTAGACACAGATCTCAACCATACTACGAATCTG aatCATCATCTGAGGATcgctcatcatcatcagaagGAGAGGAAGACGAATTTGGCGAGTTTGATCCATTCGCTACAGCACCTTCTCTACATTCCCCAGACAGTGGCCGTTCAGACCCACGATACGCTAACGCGCCACGAAGAAACCCTAGTCCATACTACTACGGTGACTTGTTTAAAACACCTCAACAAGTACCAACGCCATCTGCCCCTACTATTTCTACAACATCATCTTCTCGTGGCCCAAGATACAGAAAATCTGCCAGTTTAGACGCACCTCACGTTGCACCCAGACCGAATCTCCCAAAAAGATTCTCAGTTGCTGAAGATGGTTTCCGTGAGCTAGAGCGCTCATCATCTTCGTCTGGTGAGAGCGCGTGGATGCCGCCGAGGCGTCGCGGGCGCGACGCGGCCGGCTGCGCGTGCGCCGCGCCCGAAGATGTAGAGGAGCATCGTCCTTCTCGCAGCGTCTTTTACGTGCCGGCGCCACTGCCCCGCTGGCCGCAAGAGATGACCACCAGACAGATTTACGAAACAGCTTTCGACTGCAAAATTGCACGTTCAGATGATGATTTGGACGACTTCGACAGAGTCAGCAACCACCCTGCTCTTCTACAAGCCGAGGACCGTAAGGTTATTTCTTCCGCATCATCGGCCTTTGAAGCTGTGGAACGCAGTGAGCCAGACTACAAAGGTCGCCGAAAGGTGACTATGAAAACGGACAGTGTTCGACGTTCTAAAATCCCTACTATTCGCCAAAAAAGGGAGAATGAGAACAACGCTTGTGCCTTGTCAGAGGAATTGGAAAAGGTTCATATCGAGGAAGATGGACGAACAGCTTCCACCTCTCAACTCCCACTTCGTGGTTATACTCCGTCGCCACCATCAACAGCGCCTTTGCCAACAAAATTTCAACAGAAGGATGGCTCTGCAATGAATAGTATTAAAAGCGCTCCAAATTTGCCTCAGTCACAACCCGCGCACCCTCGTCTTAAAGACTTAAGGTTGCCTGTAAAATCCCTGCGTGCTCGGGACACGCCTACGAGTAGTGATGCCAGCATGGCTGATGTCAAAGGTTCAGTATCTACTGAACTAGATCTGGGACAACGTCTGAGGGATTCGAGTCGCGAGTCACGCGATGGTGATGATGAAGGAGGGCAATCAAAAGACGGTATTTTTTTAGAGATTAAGGGCCGGCCCACTTCCGATTCTGACACACCTGAATTGAATCGGTATACGGGGCCAAAGGGGGTCGGCCCTATAATGGAGTTTAAGGGAAGGCCTGGAGTAATTCGTCCGCGTCGCAAGTACTCTAGTACAGAAAGTATGGCTACGAGTAGCAGCGGAGGCAGCATGGAGTCATTGCGAAGTAGTAATAGTGAAGGGGACAGGAGTAGCAGTAGTTCAGAAAGTCGACATTCATCGTCGCTAAGTTCACATAGCTCTGACTCTGGAAATGTGCCATTTACAAAGTCCCATCATATGCAGCTGTCGGGGTTTGGGCACCATCCTGCTAAGTTGCACATTTTAAGCCCCATTTCTGACAAATCATCACAAGAACCAGCATCAGAAACTTctgataataacaaaaataacaattctCAAAAAGTGTCTCCTGAGGACTGTGATACTGGTAATGCAACATTGCAAACAACTGTTGAAATCGTTGCCAAACCTAAGCGCCGTGCTTTACAAAACAGGAATCTTTTGAACCTTACATTTAGACACTCCACTACTGGTGATTCTGAAATTCAAGGTTCTGACAGTGGAATATCGATTCATTCAAGAGAAGGCGTGGACTCACGAAACgcattcatcaattttaaaaatagtaatacTGAAGAAGAGCGTAAAGACGAAGATGTTAATCTATCAGATCTTCCTTTCGATATGCCCAAATTGAGAAGACGACGGGCTGAAGCCGAAGCCGACTTACGATCCTTGCCATTTGACATGCCTAAACTGCGCCGAAAGTTGCGCGGACAGTCATTACAGCTGAATAATGATTTTGGAGGGGCAATCTCGAATGCCTCATCTAGCCAGAGCGTGCAAGATTTAAATCAAG GAAACAAACACAAACCGAATTTGAAGTTGAATTTTGATAGCGGCAGCGGTGGTTCTAGCAGTTCTAAGGGATTGCATCTGAATTTGGGACCTATAGCTCCGCCTCGAGATTTGGTTGACGCTTCTCTCCCACTTGACCGACAAGG GTGGTACCACGGGACCTTATCGCGCGTTGAAGCTGAAAGTCTGCTAAGGGATGCGGATGAGGGCGCTTTTTTGGTTCGAAACAGCGAATCGGCCAAACACGACTATTCGCTTAGTCTAAA ATCGACACGTGGTTATATGCACATGCGTATCTGCCGTAGTACGGATGGCTACACTTTGGGCGGTGCGGCGACAGCATTCCCCACTGTGCCCGCTCTCATGCGGCACTACGTCACTGCCCAGAGGCTTCCAGTACGAGGTGCGGAACACATGGCACTGTCCACACCTTTGCCAGCCGTCCTACTATGA